The Flavobacterium sp. N2270 genome contains the following window.
TTAATTATTTACTAACTATTTTTGGTGTTATCTTAATTGTTGCCGGAATCAAATCGTGGTTTAGTCATAGTGAAGACGATGGCGATAAAGATTTCTCAAAAAGCCCAGGTTCAAAGTTAGTTCATAAACTTTTTACAGTAAGTAAGAATTTTGATGGTGATAAGTTTTTTACAATACAAAACGGGTTAAAAATGGCTACTCCACTTTTTGTTGTTGTTGTTATAATTGAATTTACCGATTTGCTTTTTGCTGTTGACAGTATTCCTGCAATTTTTGCCATTGCACCTGATGATCCGTTTATTTTATACACATCCAACATATTTGCTATTTTAGGGCTTCGTTCGCTTTATTTTCTTTTGGCCAACTTCATGTATATGTTTAGCCGTTTGCATTACGGATTAGCGCTTATTTTAACATTTATAGGTGTAAAAATGATTATTGCTCCGTTGTTTCATATTTCATCAATGGTTTCTCTTGGAGTTGTAGGTGGAATTTTAGTAATT
Protein-coding sequences here:
- a CDS encoding TerC/Alx family metal homeostasis membrane protein, giving the protein MDHLINHPVILGIFSVVIIAMLLLDLGVLNKKSHAISNREAALWSATWISLAMGFSGIIYYYLGAEQFMQFQGAYWIEKALSVDNLFVFILVFGYFNVAKEAQHKVLFWGVLGALFFRAIFIFTGVWILNYTYLPEMELFGHLVKINYLLTIFGVILIVAGIKSWFSHSEDDGDKDFSKSPGSKLVHKLFTVSKNFDGDKFFTIQNGLKMATPLFVVVVIIEFTDLLFAVDSIPAIFAIAPDDPFILYTSNIFAILGLRSLYFLLANFMYMFSRLHYGLALILTFIGVKMIIAPLFHISSMVSLGVVGGILVISIVWSLLIPYKE